A stretch of Pygocentrus nattereri isolate fPygNat1 chromosome 8, fPygNat1.pri, whole genome shotgun sequence DNA encodes these proteins:
- the LOC108443108 gene encoding endothelin receptor type B-like: MKAVGLVILLLAGCSWASRFSRDSTQVSLGDAANQEVEAAGWNTSDVEQPVMQSPPRGPFLPMCNKPTEIREAFKYINTVISCLIFVVGIIGNSTLLRIIYKNKCMRNGPNVLIGSLALGDLLYILIAIPINVFKLLAEDWPFGVHICKLMPFVQKASVGITVLSLCALSIDRYHAVTSWSRVKGMEIPLWKILEVTLIWLVSVVLAVPEALTFDMLEFTYRGRKLRVCLLHPQQSTPFMQFYQDVKDWWLFGFYFCLPLACTGVFYTLMSCEMLNRKKGMRIALNDHMKQRREVAKTVFCLVVIFALCWLPLHLSRILKKTIYDPTDPNRCELLSFLLVIDYIGINMASLNSCINPVALYFVSQKFKNCFKSCLCCWCQRNITPIDERGSGIRWKGSCHGNGLDRSNSRSSQKCSSS, encoded by the exons ATGAAGGCAGTGGGGCTGGTGATTCTGCTGCTGGCCGGCTGCTCCTGGGCCTCGCGTTTCAGCCGGGACTCCACCCAAGTCAGCCTCGGTGACGCTGCCAATCAGGAGGTTGAGGCTGCGGGATGGAACACCTCCGACGTTGAGCAGCCTGTGATGCAGAGTCCACCCCGGGGTCCATTCCTACCTATGTGCAACAAACCCACCGAGATCAGAGAAGCCTTCAAATACATCAACACAGTCATATCATGCTTGATTTTCGTGGTGGGCATCATTGGAAACTCAACACTGTTACGCATCATCTACAAGAACAAGTGCATGAGGAACGGGCCCAACGTGCTGATTGGCAGTTTGGCTTTGGGTGACCTGCTCTACATCCTCATCGCCATCCCCATCAACGTGTTTAAG CTCCTGGCAGAAGACTGGCCATTTGGTGTGCACATCTGCAAGCTTATGCCATTCGTCCAGAAGGCCTCAGTGGGGATCACAGTTCTTAGCTTGTGCGCTCTCAGTATCGACAG ATATCATGCGGTGACCTCCTGGAGTCGAGTGAAGGGGATGGAGATTCCATTATGGAAGATTCTGGAAGTAACGCTCATTTGGCTGGTGTCCGTAGTGCTGGCAGTGCCTGAGGCTTTGACCTTCGACATGTTGGAGTTTACTTACAGAGGCAGGAAGCTGCGGGTGTGCCTGCTACATCCACAACAGAGCACGCCATTCATGCAG TTTTATCAGGATGTGAAGGACTGGTGGCTGTTCGGCTTTTACTTCTGCTTGCCGTTGGCCTGCACCGGCGTCTTCTACACCCTCATGTCGTGTGAAATGCTGAACCGGAAGAAAGGAATGCGCATCGCCCTCAACGATCATATGAAGCAG CGGAGGGAAGTGGCGAAAACGGTCTTCTGCCTCGTCGTGATCTTCGCTCTCTGCTGGCTGCCTCTTCACCTCAGCCGCATTCTGAAAAAGACCATCTACGATCCCACTGACCCCAATCGCTGTGAGCTCCTCAG CTTCCTGCTGGTGATTGATTACATTGGCATCAACATGGCCTCCCTCAACTCCTGCATCAACCCTGTGGCACTGTACTTCGTCAGCCAGAAGTTTAAAAACTGCTTCAAG TCTTGCCTTTGCTGCTGGTGCCAGAGGAACATCACTCCGATTGATGAGCGGGGTTCAGGGATACGCTGGAAGGGCTCGTGCCATGGTAACGGGCTGGACCGGTCCAACTCGCGCTCCAGTCAGAAATGCAGCTCGTCATAA